In Antechinus flavipes isolate AdamAnt ecotype Samford, QLD, Australia chromosome 3, AdamAnt_v2, whole genome shotgun sequence, a genomic segment contains:
- the GPR171 gene encoding G-protein coupled receptor 171: MHSNSSSICMIYKDLEPFTYFFYLIFLVGIIGSCFAVWAFTQKDANPKCVSIYLINLLTADFLLTLALPVKIIVDLGVAPWKLKIFHCQVTACLIYINMYLSIIFLAFVSMDRYLQLTHSCKIYRIQEPGFAKMISIVVWLMVLLIMVPNMVIPINTIEEKPIVGCMEFKKEFGKNWHVFTNFICVAIFLNFSAIILISNCLVIRQLYRKKDSENYANVKRALVHILLVTGSYIICFVPYHIVRIPYTLSQSNVITDCPTKISLFKAKEATLLLAVSNLCFDPILYYKLSKAFRLKVTETFASQRETNVDQENPRRASKLEGNHVLTNTD; encoded by the coding sequence ATGCATTCCAACAGCTCTTCCATTTGCATGATCTACAAAGACCTGGAGCCATTCACATATTTCTTCTACTTGATCTTCCTCGTTGGAATTATCGGGAGCTGTTTTGCAGTCTGGGCATTCACTCAGAAAGATGCGAACCCCAAGTGTGTGAGCATATACTTAATTAACTTGCTCACGGCAGATTTCTTGCTCACTCTAGCACTGCCAGTGAAAATTATTGTCGACTTAGGGGTGGCCCCGTGGAAGTTAAAGATTTTCCACTGCCAGGTGACCGCCTGCTTAATCTACATCAACATGTACTTATCGATCATATTTTTAGCCTTTGTCAGCATGGATCGCTATCTCCAGTTGACACACAGCTGCAAAATTTACAGGATACAGGAGCCCGGCTTTGCCAAAATGATCTCCATAGTGGTTTGGCTGATGGTTCTCCTGATAATGGTACCCAACATGGTGATTCCCATCAATACCATTGAAGAGAAGCCGATAGTGGGCTGCATGGAATTCAAAAAAGAGTTTGGGAAGAACTGGCACGTATTTACTAATTTCATATGTGTGGCAATATTCCTAAACTTCTCAGCAATCATTTTAATATCCAACTGCCTTGTCATCCGACAACTGTACCGAAAAAAAGACAGTGAGAACTACGCAAATGTGAAACGGGCTCTGGTCCATATATTGCTGGTAACTGGAAGCTACATTATCTGTTTTGTTCCTTATCACATTGTTAGGATCCCCTACACTCTCAGTCAAAGCAATGTCATAACAGACTGCCCAACTAAGATCTCGCTCTTTAAAGCTAAGGAGGCGACTTTACTGTTAGCAGTATCAAAcctctgttttgaccctattCTATATTATAAACTCTCTAAAGCATTCCGGTTAAAAGTGACTGAGACATTTGCGTCGCAAAGGGAGACGAATGTGGACCAAGAAAACCCAAGGCGTGCAAGCAAACTAGAAGGGAACCATGTTCTCACAAATACCGACTGA